One Clostridium estertheticum DNA segment encodes these proteins:
- a CDS encoding peptidoglycan-binding domain-containing protein, with amino-acid sequence MKKTLVTVACALTVISTLSFAAGNIRLAGFGGVDVVSAATTTTPTTPTTPTTPVKPSTPAQTTTFSASLTSLNITHIITFGSYWDDVKRLQNSLNTVGYKLNVDGIFGKTTQTAVMNYQGKNSLWADGIVGPITAASLNAKVAALKPTVPTTAVTPKAIKVYQGLGHNVAFRNGPGADSEKVPVYSFTVGMADVNFDADGRILSAYLDAYEVSTPNYDGASMPHFSGWPNTPGYNVTDHDTDKVTGVSKNTLESATAEVNGWQTKRQRGDAYGMNAANEWYKQMDFYQTFFVGKTIPELEAWFAKNTTAAGRPIKATTTKQDELDKLAKLTVKEKADLADVVSGATMSLKDPHGDFLGAIQDAYKNRVEVVIPVK; translated from the coding sequence ATGAAAAAAACATTAGTAACAGTTGCCTGTGCATTAACAGTAATAAGCACACTTTCATTTGCAGCAGGCAATATAAGACTAGCAGGGTTTGGTGGAGTGGATGTTGTTTCAGCAGCTACTACAACAACGCCAACAACACCAACAACACCAACAACGCCAGTAAAACCATCTACACCTGCACAAACCACTACATTTAGTGCATCTTTGACTTCATTAAACATAACCCATATAATTACATTTGGCTCATATTGGGATGATGTTAAACGTCTACAGAATTCTCTTAACACTGTTGGGTACAAGCTTAATGTTGACGGTATCTTTGGAAAAACTACTCAAACTGCCGTAATGAATTATCAAGGGAAAAATAGTCTTTGGGCTGATGGAATAGTAGGTCCAATTACTGCTGCAAGCTTAAATGCAAAAGTAGCTGCACTAAAACCAACTGTGCCAACAACTGCAGTAACTCCAAAAGCTATAAAGGTTTATCAAGGATTAGGACATAATGTAGCATTTAGAAATGGTCCTGGCGCTGACAGTGAAAAAGTACCGGTTTATAGTTTTACCGTTGGTATGGCAGATGTTAACTTTGATGCGGATGGAAGAATTCTAAGTGCATATTTAGATGCATATGAAGTTTCCACTCCAAATTATGATGGTGCATCAATGCCGCATTTTTCAGGATGGCCTAATACACCAGGATATAATGTAACAGACCATGATACAGATAAAGTAACGGGTGTATCTAAAAACACACTAGAATCAGCAACTGCTGAAGTCAACGGATGGCAAACGAAACGTCAACGTGGAGATGCTTATGGTATGAATGCAGCTAATGAGTGGTATAAGCAAATGGATTTCTACCAAACATTCTTTGTTGGTAAAACTATCCCTGAATTAGAAGCATGGTTTGCAAAGAATACAACTGCAGCTGGTCGTCCAATAAAAGCTACTACAACCAAGCAAGACGAACTTGATAAATTAGCTAAACTTACTGTCAAAGAAAAGGCTGACCTTGCAGATGTGGTTTCCGGTGCTACTATGTCACTTAAAGATCCTCATGGAGATTTCTTAGGTGCGATTCAAGATGCCTATAAGAATCGTGTTGAAGTAGTTATACCAGTTAAATAA